One Acutalibacter muris DNA window includes the following coding sequences:
- a CDS encoding MATE family efflux transporter, with product MEREKNMTTGRPLRLIVTFAVSLMIGGIGQQLYTLVDSAVVGRGVGVAGLAAVGATDWTYWVFLWGILGLAQGFSIPIAQEFGKGDKARVKRAVAMSLLLSAALSILLTLLGLAARGPVLRLLKTPEDIFDSAVAYITVLFIGLSAVMAYNMASSILRAFGDGRTPLIAMVVASAINILLDLLFVLVFRWGVVGAAVATVIAQVLAFLYCALILSKSQWLALTKEDWKLDAPMLRWLWKTGATMAATQILIAIGGMVLQSAINAQGSVFLAGVTAVNKLIGLLESSAIALGSAVTTYIAQNFGAGEYGRLRKGLKVSLVVGVLLSLAISAVMILAGRLILSMFIDPGDPSAGTVLDIAYHYLFIMSVLLSSLYVLHVCRNTLLGMGCNMGTVVSGLMEFFARASVAVLFCGIWGVETLYFAEPFAWCASTVSLIFMVIWQVRRLPG from the coding sequence ATGGAGCGGGAAAAGAATATGACCACAGGCAGACCACTGAGGCTTATCGTGACCTTTGCGGTCTCGCTGATGATTGGCGGCATCGGACAGCAGTTGTATACGTTAGTGGACTCCGCCGTGGTGGGCCGGGGCGTGGGCGTGGCGGGCCTTGCGGCAGTGGGCGCCACGGACTGGACTTACTGGGTATTCTTGTGGGGGATTCTCGGCCTGGCCCAGGGGTTCTCCATCCCCATCGCCCAGGAGTTCGGCAAGGGCGATAAGGCCCGGGTGAAAAGGGCCGTGGCCATGTCCCTCCTGCTGTCGGCAGCGCTGAGTATCCTCCTGACCCTGCTGGGGCTGGCTGCCCGGGGACCAGTGCTGAGACTGCTGAAAACCCCGGAGGATATTTTCGACAGCGCTGTGGCGTACATTACGGTGCTGTTTATCGGGCTCAGCGCGGTAATGGCCTACAATATGGCCTCCTCTATTTTGCGGGCCTTCGGGGACGGGCGCACGCCACTTATCGCTATGGTGGTGGCTTCGGCGATAAATATCCTTCTGGACTTGCTGTTCGTGCTGGTGTTCCGCTGGGGCGTGGTGGGCGCGGCGGTGGCGACTGTAATCGCTCAGGTTTTGGCGTTTCTGTACTGTGCCCTGATCCTCTCAAAAAGTCAGTGGCTGGCCCTAACAAAAGAGGACTGGAAGCTGGACGCGCCCATGCTCCGCTGGCTGTGGAAGACCGGGGCTACCATGGCGGCGACACAGATCCTTATTGCCATAGGCGGCATGGTCTTGCAGTCGGCCATCAATGCCCAGGGCAGCGTGTTCCTGGCTGGAGTCACGGCGGTGAACAAGCTTATTGGTCTGCTGGAGAGTTCAGCTATCGCCCTGGGGAGCGCTGTGACTACTTATATAGCGCAAAACTTTGGGGCCGGAGAGTACGGGCGGCTGCGTAAGGGACTGAAAGTTTCGCTGGTTGTGGGTGTGCTGCTCTCGCTGGCCATCAGCGCTGTGATGATTCTTGCCGGGCGGCTGATTCTAAGCATGTTCATCGACCCCGGCGACCCCAGCGCCGGGACTGTGCTGGACATCGCCTACCACTACCTGTTCATCATGAGCGTGCTGCTGTCCTCGCTGTACGTGCTCCACGTCTGCCGCAACACCCTTTTGGGCATGGGCTGCAATATGGGCACGGTAGTCTCGGGGCTGATGGAGTTCTTCGCGAGAGCCTCTGTGGCGGTGCTCTTTTGCGGGATATGGGGCGTGGAGACGCTCTATTTTGCGGAGCCTTTTGCCTGGTGCGCGTCTACGGTCAGCTTGATCTTTATGGTGATTTGGCAGGTGAGGAGACTGCCAGGGTAG
- a CDS encoding helix-turn-helix domain-containing protein, with translation MIKKLQNREKLSTTYLWSIFIVVIIIDFLITVALFSIYCAAQISTAAKNSVSQLEQVRTSTDILFESMEAVVNQLANDADTATFLLGESTNRLREAAVGLKIRTLCTANPYLRFITLYNDTSKRFVSSGYAGDDIKLNAQEFYDRLGDQPYVCFFRPIGDAYNVQLNKKAMAYTFVFRINLKPNSGSSDLVIIDVNESYFNNALAPIRVEEHEQRVLLQGTEQEFIAEMSALPAQELFSVAAGGSGADYPEAKSMESSGSMFFHTPGQFWFTTYVRSAKVGWTFYNMLPYQVVLGALVTPAILTVTMTLLTLAFGYVLSRWLSTHLYQPIKALYENYVDSAGEKKGNELELLSQAFSDMYLKADELERGLIASFHESKNFYLRALLSGERERVQGSLSTYRRLGINLNAPYYEVVVLECVPQEDMSREVGGKENLFIPYYALENITRELMGPALGVEFMRIGENHFAVLLYLEEPQLNDTLRQGLETIVDLMPREFHIDTSICVGQVVDSWMDINLVYEQEKIALHSRTASHYGRVFFAWDAPEAMSSDLYYSGLHTRLADCVRSGDLEACAREFDQALAAMKEISFKSARTYFRHILMSVLDVFFAALERDNEFFSKMMERLESLDRCENVRALRSVFLELLSSLSYRLSVGRKNSNQDAALQTKAYIDEHYDDPELSLRMLAERVQLSPAYLGRVFTAVTAYAFNDYVNQVRLEKAAELLRNTRMPVSRVSESVGVLNTNYFYSLFKKRYGVTPSAYRKGGCGKEPEEAADE, from the coding sequence ATGATAAAGAAGCTTCAAAACAGGGAAAAACTCAGCACCACATATCTGTGGTCAATTTTTATAGTCGTTATCATTATCGACTTTCTCATTACTGTTGCGCTGTTTTCCATCTATTGCGCCGCTCAGATCTCCACAGCTGCCAAAAACTCAGTCAGTCAGCTTGAACAGGTACGCACCTCCACAGATATCCTCTTTGAGTCCATGGAGGCTGTAGTAAACCAGCTGGCCAACGACGCGGACACGGCCACATTTCTGCTTGGCGAGTCCACCAACCGCCTTCGGGAAGCGGCGGTTGGCCTGAAAATACGTACCCTCTGTACTGCCAATCCATATCTTCGCTTTATTACATTATATAATGATACCAGTAAGCGCTTTGTTTCCAGCGGCTATGCGGGAGATGACATTAAGTTGAATGCCCAGGAGTTTTACGACCGCCTGGGGGATCAACCCTATGTCTGTTTTTTCAGGCCCATTGGCGACGCCTATAATGTGCAGCTCAACAAAAAGGCTATGGCCTATACTTTTGTGTTCCGTATAAACCTCAAACCCAATTCCGGTTCCTCGGATCTGGTCATTATTGATGTCAATGAGAGCTATTTCAACAACGCTCTGGCGCCAATCCGCGTGGAGGAACATGAGCAGCGGGTGCTGCTTCAGGGAACGGAGCAGGAGTTTATCGCTGAGATGTCTGCCCTGCCGGCCCAGGAGCTTTTCTCTGTGGCTGCGGGCGGCAGTGGCGCGGACTATCCGGAGGCTAAGTCAATGGAAAGCTCCGGCTCTATGTTCTTCCATACGCCGGGGCAGTTTTGGTTCACTACATATGTCCGAAGCGCAAAAGTCGGGTGGACCTTTTATAATATGCTTCCATATCAGGTGGTACTAGGGGCCTTAGTGACACCGGCTATTCTGACGGTAACCATGACCCTTCTGACGCTGGCCTTTGGCTATGTGCTGTCCCGATGGCTCAGTACACATCTGTATCAGCCCATAAAGGCCCTGTATGAAAATTATGTGGACAGCGCTGGGGAGAAAAAGGGGAATGAACTGGAACTTTTGAGCCAGGCGTTCTCTGATATGTATTTGAAGGCGGACGAGTTGGAGAGAGGACTGATTGCCTCGTTCCATGAATCTAAAAATTTTTACCTACGGGCCTTGCTCTCTGGAGAAAGGGAGCGGGTGCAGGGTTCTCTGTCTACCTACCGGCGGCTGGGGATCAATCTTAACGCCCCATACTATGAGGTGGTCGTGCTGGAATGTGTTCCCCAGGAGGACATGAGCAGAGAAGTAGGCGGGAAGGAAAACCTATTTATCCCATACTATGCCTTGGAAAATATTACCAGGGAACTGATGGGTCCTGCCCTGGGGGTGGAGTTTATGAGGATCGGTGAAAACCACTTTGCCGTGCTGCTGTATCTGGAGGAGCCCCAGCTTAACGACACTTTGCGCCAGGGGCTGGAGACTATCGTGGACCTGATGCCCAGGGAATTTCATATAGATACCAGTATTTGTGTGGGGCAGGTGGTGGATTCTTGGATGGACATCAATCTGGTATATGAGCAGGAGAAGATCGCCCTGCATTCCCGCACGGCCAGCCACTATGGACGGGTGTTCTTCGCGTGGGACGCCCCGGAGGCCATGAGCAGTGATTTGTACTACAGCGGTCTGCATACTCGCTTGGCGGATTGTGTGCGAAGCGGGGACCTGGAGGCCTGTGCCCGGGAGTTTGACCAGGCCCTGGCGGCTATGAAGGAGATCAGCTTCAAGTCAGCTCGTACCTATTTCCGGCATATTCTGATGTCGGTGCTGGATGTATTTTTCGCGGCGCTGGAGCGGGACAATGAATTCTTTTCCAAAATGATGGAGCGCCTGGAAAGTCTGGACCGGTGCGAAAACGTCCGGGCCCTGCGCTCGGTGTTTTTAGAACTGCTTTCCTCTCTGAGCTACCGGCTGTCGGTGGGCCGAAAGAACAGCAATCAGGATGCAGCGTTGCAGACCAAGGCATATATTGACGAGCATTATGACGACCCGGAGCTTTCCCTGCGTATGCTTGCGGAGCGGGTCCAGCTTTCCCCGGCCTACCTGGGCAGGGTCTTCACAGCCGTGACCGCCTATGCTTTCAATGATTATGTGAATCAGGTCCGCCTGGAAAAAGCCGCAGAATTGCTGAGGAACACCCGTATGCCCGTAAGCCGCGTCAGCGAGTCGGTGGGTGTGCTGAACACTAATTATTTCTATTCGCTGTTCAAAAAGCGATATGGGGTCACGCCATCCGCTTACCGAAAAGGCGGCTGCGGAAAAGAGCCTGAGGAGGCTGCTGACGAGTAA
- a CDS encoding AraC family transcriptional regulator has protein sequence MYNVQVNHEGMEENLFPDPSFPFYIFFEDYSALIGRTLNCHWHPELELDYVLRGGVDFTINGRPQMLTAGECLFLNSGVLHTARQREDMESALIMVVVFRPSLFAKEHPDSGFLRYFSGSEESLVWDGAGEEEVPVRLALERLAGLREGEYGYELMCLSEISRIWLYASRRMQQGGQRNDGGAAHGPVKKMLAYIHDHYQEKITIDQLTAFAGVSRTQCYSQFRQYTGLSPVAYLNDYRLNRAAALMLETECSVTEAGYACGFGDSSYFVKLFRQRFGVPPMRYRRERRISERAPSVTT, from the coding sequence GTGTATAACGTCCAGGTGAACCATGAGGGCATGGAGGAGAACCTGTTTCCAGACCCTTCCTTTCCCTTCTACATTTTCTTTGAGGATTATTCAGCCCTAATAGGCCGCACCCTGAACTGCCACTGGCACCCGGAGCTGGAGCTGGACTACGTTTTGCGCGGCGGCGTGGACTTCACCATCAACGGCCGCCCGCAGATGCTGACCGCCGGGGAGTGCCTGTTCCTCAACTCCGGAGTTCTGCACACAGCCCGCCAGCGGGAGGATATGGAGAGCGCCCTCATCATGGTGGTGGTGTTTCGGCCCAGCCTGTTTGCCAAGGAGCACCCGGACTCGGGCTTTCTCAGATACTTTTCCGGCTCGGAGGAGAGCCTTGTCTGGGACGGCGCCGGCGAGGAGGAGGTTCCCGTGCGCCTGGCCCTTGAGCGGCTCGCGGGGCTCCGGGAGGGGGAGTACGGCTATGAGCTCATGTGCCTTTCGGAGATAAGCAGGATATGGCTCTATGCCTCCCGGCGTATGCAGCAGGGCGGGCAGCGGAACGACGGCGGGGCTGCTCATGGGCCGGTGAAGAAAATGCTTGCGTACATCCATGACCACTATCAGGAGAAAATCACCATAGACCAGCTGACCGCCTTTGCGGGAGTCAGCCGCACCCAGTGCTACAGCCAGTTCAGGCAGTACACAGGGCTGAGCCCGGTGGCATACCTCAACGACTACCGCCTGAACAGGGCCGCTGCCCTTATGCTTGAGACAGAGTGCAGCGTTACCGAGGCCGGGTATGCCTGCGGTTTCGGGGACAGCAGCTATTTTGTGAAGCTATTCCGGCAGAGGTTCGGCGTGCCGCCTATGCGTTACCGAAGAGAGCGGCGAATAAGCGAGCGTGCTCCCAGCGTGACTACGTGA
- a CDS encoding glycoside hydrolase family 2 protein yields MKRTLFNENWTVKPGVQDPFSALFGGAAQGKPVTLPHDAMIEEDRDPNCESGGQAGFYPAKSYTYTKVFTAPETWQGRRTLVEFEGVMQKAMVYLNGEFLMSHAYGYTGFTVDLTSYLRYGQENELKVLALGQEKASRWYSGMGIYRDVYLLQGGSAYISDIKITTETIEEGYAVLRVDGRAVNQSAQPKTVELRLNIEGAAPFSAMLCLALGENSFFQRVTVDSPALWSPETPKMYACKAELYEGEIMLDAETPRFGIRTLQLDARQGLRINGKTVKLRGACIHHDNGVIGCTNLYEAERFRMERLKSAGFNAIRSAHHPAGPSLLKACDDVGILVMDELADMWNEPKNPHDFGLDFAKFWEDAAAEMVAKDYNHPSVVLYSTGNEIPEISKAQGYALHRAITEKIKRIDPTRYTTCGINGFLAVSDALGSMMEQEKQETINASNAGAGSEALNSMMGASQWEQTDKFSESALLTERLEPSVSSVDVAGYNYLTARHIPENLRHPDRVVVGSETFPPEIGRLWPIVRDNPHVIGDFTWTGYDYLGEAGIGIPHYGEVTAQGMFPDRLAYCGDIDLNAARRPVSYLREIAFGLRHEPYIAVHRPEVFGKAFDSNNWKYFDSLHSWTYPGQEGKPTRVYVLADCDEVELTVNGKPLGRKKIGEVLPYTAAYEVDYQPGQLKAVGYRDDKPCGEDLLSTAGAVAAIKVTVYNETVQAGGQGLSFVMADLVDEKGAANLSDGRTVTVKVEGAGSLQGFGSADPSSEGSYQSNTCPAFHGRVMAVIRGGMDAGECRVTFSAEGLQEVSVTLRVMSQEAP; encoded by the coding sequence ATGAAAAGAACACTATTCAACGAAAACTGGACAGTCAAGCCAGGAGTTCAAGACCCCTTCTCAGCCCTCTTCGGCGGCGCGGCCCAGGGCAAGCCCGTGACCCTGCCCCACGACGCCATGATTGAGGAGGACCGGGACCCCAACTGCGAGAGCGGCGGTCAGGCGGGCTTCTACCCGGCGAAGTCCTACACCTACACCAAAGTTTTCACCGCCCCCGAGACTTGGCAGGGCCGACGCACCCTGGTGGAGTTCGAGGGCGTCATGCAGAAAGCCATGGTCTACCTGAACGGTGAGTTCCTTATGAGCCACGCCTACGGCTACACCGGCTTCACCGTGGACCTGACCTCCTATCTCCGCTACGGTCAGGAGAACGAGCTGAAGGTGCTTGCTCTGGGCCAGGAGAAGGCCTCCCGGTGGTACTCCGGCATGGGGATTTACCGTGATGTGTACCTCTTGCAGGGGGGAAGTGCGTATATAAGTGATATTAAGATTACCACTGAGACTATCGAGGAGGGTTACGCCGTGCTCCGTGTGGACGGCAGAGCCGTGAACCAAAGCGCCCAACCCAAAACCGTGGAGCTGCGGCTGAACATTGAGGGCGCGGCGCCCTTTTCTGCAATGCTGTGTCTGGCCCTTGGGGAGAACAGCTTCTTCCAGCGAGTGACGGTGGACAGTCCCGCCCTCTGGTCGCCGGAGACCCCAAAGATGTACGCCTGCAAAGCCGAGCTTTATGAGGGCGAGATCATGCTGGACGCTGAAACACCCCGCTTCGGTATCCGCACCCTACAGCTGGACGCCCGCCAGGGGCTTCGCATCAACGGCAAGACCGTGAAGCTGCGGGGAGCCTGCATCCACCACGACAACGGCGTGATCGGCTGCACGAACCTCTACGAGGCTGAGCGCTTCCGCATGGAGCGGCTGAAATCGGCGGGCTTCAACGCCATTCGCAGCGCCCACCATCCTGCGGGGCCGTCCCTGCTGAAAGCCTGTGATGACGTGGGTATTCTGGTGATGGACGAGTTGGCGGATATGTGGAACGAGCCCAAGAACCCCCACGACTTCGGCCTGGATTTCGCCAAGTTCTGGGAGGACGCGGCGGCTGAGATGGTGGCCAAGGACTACAACCACCCCAGCGTGGTGCTCTACAGCACCGGCAACGAAATTCCGGAGATCAGCAAGGCCCAGGGCTACGCCCTGCATCGGGCCATTACGGAGAAGATAAAGCGTATTGACCCCACCAGGTACACAACCTGTGGTATCAACGGCTTTCTGGCGGTGTCGGACGCTCTGGGTAGCATGATGGAGCAGGAGAAGCAGGAGACCATCAACGCCAGCAATGCCGGGGCGGGCAGCGAGGCATTGAACAGCATGATGGGCGCGTCCCAGTGGGAGCAGACCGACAAGTTCTCGGAAAGTGCCCTGCTCACGGAGCGCCTGGAGCCCTCTGTCAGCAGCGTGGACGTTGCCGGCTACAACTACCTGACCGCCCGGCATATCCCCGAGAACCTCCGGCACCCTGACCGGGTTGTTGTGGGTAGCGAGACCTTCCCCCCGGAGATCGGGCGTCTCTGGCCCATCGTCCGGGACAACCCCCACGTCATCGGCGACTTCACCTGGACGGGCTATGATTACCTGGGCGAGGCGGGCATCGGCATCCCCCACTATGGCGAGGTCACGGCCCAGGGAATGTTCCCCGACCGGCTGGCCTACTGTGGGGATATCGACCTGAATGCCGCCAGAAGGCCGGTTAGCTATTTGAGAGAGATAGCCTTTGGGCTTCGCCATGAGCCGTACATTGCCGTACATCGGCCGGAGGTTTTCGGCAAGGCGTTCGACAGCAACAACTGGAAATATTTTGACTCCCTGCACAGTTGGACGTATCCCGGTCAGGAGGGCAAGCCTACCCGAGTGTACGTGCTGGCCGACTGTGACGAGGTAGAACTGACTGTGAACGGCAAGCCACTGGGCCGCAAGAAGATAGGCGAAGTGCTGCCCTACACCGCCGCCTATGAAGTGGACTACCAGCCGGGCCAGCTGAAAGCCGTGGGCTACCGGGACGACAAGCCTTGCGGTGAGGATTTACTCAGCACGGCGGGTGCTGTTGCAGCCATAAAGGTGACTGTTTACAACGAGACTGTCCAGGCCGGGGGACAGGGTCTCAGCTTTGTTATGGCTGATCTGGTGGACGAGAAGGGTGCTGCCAATTTGTCTGACGGCAGAACTGTCACGGTCAAGGTCGAGGGCGCGGGCAGTTTGCAGGGCTTCGGCTCGGCTGATCCCAGCAGCGAGGGGAGCTATCAAAGCAATACCTGCCCGGCGTTTCACGGGCGGGTGATGGCGGTTATTCGCGGCGGCATGGACGCCGGCGAGTGCAGGGTCACGTTCTCGGCGGAGGGGCTTCAGGAGGTGAGCGTCACGCTTCGGGTGATGTCTCAGGAAGCTCCGTGA
- a CDS encoding carbohydrate ABC transporter permease has product MIEKRTPSRLVFNVFNYGFMIIFALLCIMPVWHVVMASLSNPRLLMGASGILVKPLGKVTLEGYGMVLQNRNILVGYGNTIFYVLFTSVFGTILTAIAGYLVSRTDFKLAKPLTLFIMFTMIFSAGTIPTYMVIRNMGMLNTRWAILVPGLMNTYYIIIMKSAFEQLPMSFEESAKLDGANSLTILFKILMPMVKPTLAVVVMFTVIMQWNSWYLASIYLVKARDKWPLQLFMRDLLVKNDASKIVTNANDANAAINMAGNLVKYCVTVVGTAPILLAYPFAQKYFVSGITLGGVKG; this is encoded by the coding sequence GTGATTGAAAAAAGAACGCCCTCGCGCCTTGTGTTCAATGTCTTTAACTATGGCTTTATGATAATCTTTGCACTCTTGTGCATCATGCCCGTGTGGCACGTGGTGATGGCCTCACTGAGCAACCCACGGCTCTTAATGGGAGCCTCCGGGATACTGGTGAAGCCACTGGGTAAGGTCACTCTTGAGGGCTACGGCATGGTGCTCCAAAACCGGAACATTCTGGTAGGCTATGGGAACACCATCTTCTATGTGCTGTTCACCAGTGTGTTCGGTACGATACTCACTGCCATTGCCGGGTACCTTGTATCCCGGACGGACTTCAAGCTGGCAAAGCCTCTGACGCTGTTTATCATGTTCACGATGATTTTCAGTGCCGGAACCATCCCCACCTACATGGTGATACGCAATATGGGTATGCTCAACACCCGCTGGGCTATCCTGGTACCGGGGCTCATGAACACCTACTATATTATCATCATGAAGTCGGCTTTTGAACAGTTGCCCATGAGTTTTGAGGAGTCGGCAAAGCTGGACGGCGCAAACTCGCTGACCATCCTCTTTAAGATACTTATGCCAATGGTGAAGCCCACCTTGGCGGTGGTGGTGATGTTCACGGTAATCATGCAGTGGAACTCCTGGTACCTGGCATCTATTTATCTCGTGAAGGCCCGGGACAAGTGGCCCCTGCAGCTATTCATGCGCGACCTGCTGGTGAAGAACGACGCGTCCAAAATAGTTACCAACGCCAACGACGCAAACGCCGCTATAAATATGGCGGGGAACCTGGTGAAATACTGTGTCACTGTAGTTGGCACAGCGCCTATTCTGTTGGCTTACCCCTTTGCCCAGAAATATTTTGTTTCAGGTATTACCCTGGGCGGGGTTAAAGGATAA
- a CDS encoding ABC transporter permease, with protein MSTYKTQAGSKTGWRHDFRMNKWLYLLAVPVVVYFVVFNYIPMGGLLMAFENFKPQRGLFGSEWVGLKHFIDFFTGPNFWQLLRNTLAISMLGLFVSFPLSIIFALLLNEINLTPFKKAVQTISYMPYFISLVVICGLVTEFCSSQGVITDFLVTVFGIQRENLLTNPSYFWAIYIISDLWQNLGYSSIIFVAAITSASTELHEAAAPDGASRLQRVMHVTVPCIMPTIVTMLILKCGTILGVGFEKILLLYNPSIYSTADVISSHVQRLGIEQAQYGYSTAVGLFNSVVGTILLFLSNALSRKYAETSIF; from the coding sequence ATGTCAACCTATAAAACCCAGGCGGGGAGCAAGACCGGCTGGAGGCACGATTTCCGTATGAACAAGTGGTTGTACCTGCTGGCAGTTCCGGTGGTCGTCTATTTTGTTGTGTTCAACTACATACCCATGGGCGGCCTGCTGATGGCCTTTGAAAACTTCAAGCCCCAGCGCGGCCTTTTTGGCAGCGAATGGGTGGGGCTTAAGCATTTTATCGACTTCTTTACAGGCCCCAACTTCTGGCAGCTGCTTCGGAATACCTTGGCTATCAGTATGCTGGGACTGTTTGTGTCCTTTCCGCTGTCCATCATATTCGCCCTGCTGCTCAACGAGATAAACCTGACGCCATTTAAGAAGGCCGTTCAGACCATCAGTTATATGCCCTACTTTATCTCTCTGGTGGTGATATGCGGCTTGGTGACGGAGTTTTGCTCCTCCCAGGGGGTCATTACAGATTTTCTCGTAACAGTGTTCGGCATACAGCGGGAGAACCTATTGACCAATCCAAGCTATTTCTGGGCCATCTACATCATATCCGACCTGTGGCAGAATCTGGGCTACAGCTCCATTATCTTCGTGGCGGCTATTACCTCGGCCAGCACTGAGCTCCACGAAGCCGCAGCTCCGGACGGGGCCTCCCGGCTGCAGAGGGTGATGCACGTAACGGTGCCCTGCATTATGCCCACCATCGTCACCATGTTGATACTCAAGTGCGGCACGATTTTAGGCGTGGGCTTTGAGAAGATACTGCTGCTCTATAACCCCAGCATCTATTCCACAGCGGACGTAATCAGCTCCCACGTCCAGCGCCTGGGTATTGAGCAGGCACAGTATGGCTATTCCACAGCCGTGGGGCTGTTCAATTCGGTGGTTGGCACTATACTGCTGTTCCTGTCCAACGCCCTGAGCCGCAAGTATGCCGAAACGTCTATTTTCTGA
- a CDS encoding helix-turn-helix domain-containing protein, translating to MEQCRDEGGSGKLGTLSPNAERSYRNVSIAAVVLASRAAIRGGMNPEAAFSLCDAYIMKIEALRDIRELQGLVGGAQNNFASLVRFLRQDSGSARQVQRHPLVENAKNYVYDHLHEKISLTNVARLLHTNPNYISNLFVRCEGISFTDFVLREKMALARSLLVYSQLSCREIASTLGFSSQSHFGRHFKRFSSMTPAQFQRQYAITELPETSPEA from the coding sequence TTGGAGCAGTGCCGGGATGAAGGCGGCTCCGGCAAGCTCGGCACCCTCTCCCCCAACGCTGAGCGGAGCTATCGGAATGTAAGCATCGCCGCCGTGGTACTGGCCAGCCGGGCGGCTATCCGGGGCGGCATGAACCCCGAGGCGGCTTTTTCTCTGTGCGACGCCTATATCATGAAGATAGAGGCCCTCCGGGACATAAGGGAATTGCAAGGCCTGGTGGGAGGGGCACAGAATAATTTTGCCTCCCTGGTGCGCTTTCTCCGGCAGGACAGCGGCAGTGCCCGGCAGGTTCAGCGCCATCCGCTGGTGGAAAATGCGAAGAACTATGTGTACGACCACCTCCACGAAAAAATAAGCCTGACCAATGTGGCCAGGCTTTTGCATACGAACCCTAACTATATCTCAAATCTTTTTGTACGGTGCGAGGGCATCTCCTTCACCGACTTTGTGCTCAGGGAAAAGATGGCCCTTGCCCGGAGCCTCTTGGTCTACTCCCAACTCTCCTGCCGGGAGATAGCCAGCACCCTGGGCTTTTCATCTCAGAGCCACTTCGGCAGACATTTCAAGCGCTTCAGCAGCATGACCCCCGCCCAATTCCAGCGGCAGTATGCCATCACGGAGCTTCCTGAGACATCACCCGAAGCGTGA